From a region of the Calditrichota bacterium genome:
- a CDS encoding glycosyltransferase family 4 protein has translation MRVLIAVGQGGIYAGGAHQALFAIMGLKNLGIEVKAVWGPDEREGVKGLARLAAVCPDYEVLPLQHRPTGASLRAFRKILKDFDPDVVEVFKSGAQYHALFGGIGLNRHALLFYRGISRTMDYFQELKYRLNRVDAVVPNCRALERIILSTGRIAPDKVHLIYDEVDPVCSVPESVDTTGLRAELGIPEETFLVTHLGNYSPWRGQDVLIRAAMLLKEKGVGFHLLFCGGDTGQLTPFVADHGIGDITTLSPYRRDPARVLKISDLVVNSSIGNESLSGVLLNAQAMGIPCVASRMPGFDESVADDETGHLVPVGDPESLAKGIETFLLMPSDERRNWGERARSRSRLMFSSEARARQRIEVYERAIHHRRMQNR, from the coding sequence ATGCGCGTTCTGATTGCCGTCGGGCAGGGGGGGATATACGCTGGTGGAGCCCACCAGGCGCTGTTTGCCATTATGGGCCTCAAGAACCTCGGCATCGAAGTCAAAGCCGTCTGGGGGCCTGACGAACGCGAAGGGGTAAAGGGTCTGGCGCGGCTGGCCGCCGTCTGCCCCGACTACGAAGTGCTGCCCCTCCAGCACCGACCGACGGGTGCTTCGTTGCGCGCATTCCGTAAAATACTGAAGGACTTCGATCCTGATGTCGTCGAGGTCTTCAAGTCTGGCGCGCAATATCACGCCCTCTTCGGCGGCATCGGCCTTAACCGACACGCATTGCTCTTTTACCGCGGCATCAGCCGGACGATGGACTACTTTCAGGAACTGAAGTATCGCCTCAACCGGGTCGATGCAGTCGTGCCGAATTGCCGGGCGCTTGAGCGGATCATCCTCTCGACCGGACGGATAGCACCCGATAAGGTGCATTTGATCTACGACGAGGTCGATCCAGTCTGCTCCGTTCCGGAGTCCGTCGATACGACCGGCCTGAGGGCGGAACTCGGCATCCCCGAGGAGACGTTCCTGGTTACCCATCTTGGCAACTACTCCCCCTGGCGCGGACAGGACGTCCTGATCCGGGCGGCTATGTTGCTGAAGGAAAAGGGTGTCGGGTTTCACCTCCTTTTTTGCGGCGGCGACACCGGGCAACTGACGCCGTTCGTCGCCGACCACGGAATAGGGGACATTACCACTCTCTCACCCTACCGCCGCGATCCGGCGCGAGTTTTAAAGATCAGCGACCTGGTGGTCAACTCGTCTATCGGCAACGAGAGTCTCTCGGGAGTGCTGCTGAACGCTCAAGCGATGGGAATACCCTGCGTAGCCAGCCGTATGCCGGGGTTCGACGAGTCGGTGGCAGATGACGAGACTGGTCACTTGGTGCCGGTCGGGGATCCGGAATCGCTTGCAAAGGGCATTGAGACTTTTTTGCTGATGCCCTCCGACGAGCGAAGGAATTGGGGCGAGCGCGCCAGGTCGCGATCCCGACTGATGTTCTCATCCGAAGCCCGCGCCAGGCAGCGGATTGAGGTC